The sequence below is a genomic window from Nicotiana tomentosiformis chromosome 6, ASM39032v3, whole genome shotgun sequence.
TTAGAAAAAAATGTATGCACATTGCTTCATATTGAATGAGCCGGCGCCAaaataattgtactatttgaaagCACTATAAACTACTTAAATTATAAAATGTTATAGTATTGTATTTACTTTATTTCATGAATTTATAATGTTTAAAGTTTTAGATGAAtatgaatattaattattaatattgacATAGGTTGAACTTCAACCTAACATTTATTTATATGTAaacattattttttatttagtaAATTTATTATGCTATGCTTTTTCGTTATTTAGTGAGTATATTCTGCTACGATTTAACTTGTCAATTTTATTTATTCAAGCATAACTGTTGATTTACCATATTTGCTATTCAAACTCAGCAATTAGTTATTTATTAGATCCTAATTGCATAAaacttatatatatttaattgaaTTCAAATACATATTCCTTTTCAAATAAATGAGCTGCCAAATATACTTGATTTAGAAAGTCTTAGATTTGGTTAAAATATTTGTATTATGTGCTTATAAAATATGCTACTTTCAAGAAATAGTGGTCTAACAATTTTTACTATGCACATGTGGGCAAGTCTTGAGTAAATAAGTGGTCTAACAATTTGTACTATGCACATGTGTGGTCTAACAATTTGTACTATgcgggagttcttggagggagggagccgagggtctatcaaaaAACAGTCTCTCTAATCTAGGGTAGGGGTAATATTTGCGTACACATTACTCTCCCCATATCTCATTAGTGAAATTATACTGGATTGTGGACAAGTCTTGAGTAAATATGTGGTCTAACAATTTATACTATGCACATGTGGACAAGTCTTTGAGTAAATATGTGGTCTAACAATTTGTACTATCGATATGTGGACAAGTCTAACGACGTAAGCGTAAGTTGTTCCAGCGATGAACACTCTCCACCTTGAGTAAATATGTTTTGTATGTGTGGACAAGTCTTGAGTAAATATGTGGTCTAACAATTTGTACTTCTATCACAgcgtaggggtaaggtctgcgtacacattattcTACCAaacctcactagtgggattatactgagcGGTTGTTTTGTATGTGTGGACAAGTCTTGAGTAAATATGTGGTCTAACAATTTGTACTTCTACCCCAgcgtaggggtaaggtctgcgtacacattattcTACCAaacctcactagtgggattatactgagcAGTTGTTTTGTATGTGTGGACAAGTCTTGAGTAAATATGTGGTCTAATAATTTGTACTTCTACCCCAGCGTAGGAGTAAGGTCTCCGTACACATTATTCTACCAAACTTcattagtgagattatactgagcGGTTGTTTTGTATGTGTGGACAAGTCTTGAGTAAATATGTGGTCTAACAATTTGTACTTCTACCCCAgcgtaggggtaaggtttgcgtacatatTATTCTACCAAACCTCACTGGTGAGATTATACTGAGCGGTTGTTTTGTATGTGTGGACAAGTCTTGAGTAAATATGTGGTCTAACAATTTGTACTATGCACATGTCTGATCTAACAATTTGTACTATGCACATGCGGACAAGTCTTGAGTAAATATATGGTCTAACAATTTGTACTATGCATCTGTGGAAATTTCTCCAAAATTTTCTATTCACTAAATTGTACTATGCATTTGTGGAGACAAATTAGGCTTTGAAAATGCCTCAAAAGTTCCTTTATTTACAAAATTGTGTGATGGCAGTCAATGTAATAATATTGAAAAACAGGGGTAAATGAAGCTGGCATCATGTCAACGAAGGCCACTCTGTTCTTACACTTATATAGGAGAAAGAATGAAGCTTCTACTTGTTGCATTTCCCCTCTTGCTGTTGCTGGTACGTTACCTTCTGTATTTTTTCCACAGCCGCCACTACTATCAGGTCTCCGCTTTCCCAATATTTACTGTTATAGTTTTCTAATATTGGGGCTGTATTTAATTTTTGTAACTTTTTAGACGATTTTTGACATTATAAGTTGTATTATTATGTTAATGATATTTTTTTCGAGGTTATAAACTCATGTTTAAGATGAAGTGACTTTAAATGGAGTAACATCGTCGGTTAGAATTCATATAGTCTACCTCAACTCGTAGCTAGAGTGTGACGTAATGCTAGATTCTGTATTTGTACGGTCAGACATTTATATAACAACATACCTTATATAACAATAATTCACTGTAGAAGCCAAAAAAAATTTGGAACCGATTTTTATATTATGTTACAATATATattctctataacaacactttactatagagaggtttgacagtATTaggaaattcattaaatatgtataaatatttaattgcgaACCAGTAACTAAGACATGCTATAGGTTCTTTTGGCAAATTTAgaactcataaacttcaaatcttgGCTCCGTATCTGTCTGAGGCCTAGTTGTTTTTGTAAAGTAGTGGTAGACTGATAGTTTGTTTAATGTAATTTTCTAAGGAAGAAGAAATGGCTTATGCTGCTCTGACTTCTGCTGTATGCTCACTCGAGCTGTTCCTGCAATGCAATCATCCATTACTGAATAATCTCCAGAGGAAAGAACAGATCTTATCACTATGCAAAAGAATTTTATCTTTTCAAGAGTTCTTGACGGATTATGAAAAAATAATGCATAAGCATGGAGGGCTAAAATTATTGGAAGAAAAGATCAAAGAGAAAACATATCAAGTTGAAGATATTGTTGACTCAAAgttgagaaaatattttttggccaaaaatgcaaaggaCCGAAAAAAGGCCTACTCAGTTCTATGTAGGAGGTTACAGGTAGCAATTGAAGAAATGGAATTGGTCAAAAAAGAAGCAATGACAATTAAGGGTGACAAGATTAGGACAAGGAATTTTCATACACGAGTTTCACCAGCTAGGAGGGATGTATCAACTAGTAGTCCAAATTTGCAACAACAAACACCGGTTGGTTTCCAGGAcgatttgaagaaaataattgATAGGCTCAGAGGTGATTCTTCTGAACTAGATATTATCACTATAGTCGGGATGGCTGGTATTGGTAAAACAACTCTTGCAAAAAGAGCATTTAACGATCCTTCTGTTGTTTACCGGTTTGATGTTCGTGCTTGGACCACTATTTCTCAAGAGTATAGAGAAAGAGACACATTACATGACCTCTTTTATTCAGTTGTTCCTCCAGCTAGTGGATCCAATCAAGAGAGCGACAAAGAAGCTGCTGATCGACTGTATGGTAGGCTAACGACTCAACCTTCAAAAGAAACGTACGAAGGTAGAAACCAAGAAATGGCTGACCGATTGTACAAAAGTTTAAAGGGTAAGAGATTTCTCATTGTCGTCGATGACATGTGGAGCACTGATGCTTGGGACAATGTGAAAATGTTGCTTCCTGATGATGACAATAAAAGTCGTGTCATACTAACAAGTAGGCTCATTGATGTCGCAACTTATGCTATTGCTAATCCAGATAGGCAACCTCACCGACTGAATTTTCTAAACAAAGATGAAGGTTGGGAGCTACTCCGTGAGAAACTTTTCGGGAAAAGAGGATGCCCTTTTGAGTTGGAAGTGATTGGGAAAAGTATTGCAGAAAAATGCCAAGGACTACCTCTAGCAATTGTTGTGGTTGCAGGGCATCTCTCCAAAATGAGCAAGACTCCGGATAGCTGGAACACTGTTGCTGAAAGTGTGGACTCCGTTGTAAATCGTGAGCCAGGGCAGTGTTTAGACATACTTGCTCTAAGTTACAACTACTTGCCTCAACATTTAAAAGCCTGCTTCTTGTACATGGGAGCATTTCCTGAAGATTTTGAGATTCCCGTGTGGAAGCTAATTAGGTTGTGGGTTGCTGAGGGCTTCCTTAATGCAACAGAACATACGACCATGGAAGAGATAGCAGAGGATTGTTTGGAGGATCTTATTGATAGATGTTTGGTTTTAGCTGGAAAGCGGTCTAATGGAAAACTCAAAACATGTAAAGTCCATGACATCATGCGAGAGTTTTGCTTAGAAGAAGCTAGAAGAAAAAACTTTCTACATGTCTTGAAGAGTTCCCTTGATGTTCTATCAGAAAGCATAACAACTCTACGTCGGGTTAGTATCAATTGTAGCACCATCTTCTCAAGTTACTCTATTCAACCGACGGATTCTACTGTTTCTGTTTCTCGTTCCATCTTGGGATTCAATATTTCGGAAAGTTCAATTTTTTCATACATAGACTTCAAATTGCTCAGGGTTCTAGATATCACTTTCCAACATTTCCCTCAGTTTCCCAGTGAGATAATGCAACTTGTTAATTTGCGTTACCTTGCAGTTGCCACTGGTAGCGAATTCCCTCCACTAGTATCACAGTTTTGGAGTTTGCAGACTTTAATCCTTCATCTGTATTCTAGAAGCTCAACTTTGCCTTGGGAGATTTGGACGATGCCAAACCTCAGACATCTCCATGTTAAACCAAGCATCTGTTTGCAGAGTCCAACCAAAGTAGAATGTAATAGATACAGTTCCTGGGTTCTAAATAACCTACAAACACTTGTCAATATTACCCTTGCAGATTGTACAAAGGATGTCTTCTCAAGCACTCCTAAGTTGAAGAAATTGGGGATATGTGAATCGATCGATTATACTTACCCAGTCCAAATTCCCTGGAGTGATTTTCTTTACACATCTGAAAAACTGTGGCCTTATTCTAGTGATACAATGTCAGACTTGTGGTCAGATTGCTTTAGAAATCTTGCTCTTCTGCCTCAACTCGAGGCATTAAAGATTTTTGGGTTGAAACCACCTGTACAAGAACCAAAATTAGCTCGTCATCTTGATGCACTTCCGGAGAATCTTAAGAAATTGACTTTGAGCTTCACCTACTTGCCGTGGGAGAGTATGACGTCTCTTTGTAGATTGCCAAATCTTGAGGTACTCAAACTAAAAAATTATGCCTTCACAGGACCAAAGTGGGAACAAGTTGAAGAGGGGTTCTGTTCTTTAAAACTGTTGCTAATCGAGATGTCTGACTTAGAGCAATGGAGCGCCTCAAATGATCATTTTCCATGCCTGGAACATCTAGTTCTAAAGGGTTGCCTTCATTTGGACAGCATCCCTCGCGATTTGGGCTTTATTCCAACATTACAGATAATTGAGTTGGATAATTCAAGCCAATCCGCTGTGCTTTCAGCTAAAGAGATTCAAGAAGAGCAGCAGAGTTGTGGTAATGATGCTCTACAAGTGCGAATAGAGAGAAATTTCGGGAGAATAGTTGCTGTTGCAACTCCTTATTCCACCAGGCAAGTAGAGAAATGAATTTACTACACAAGTTTTGATTATTGAACGTTGGAAGTAACAAAATTAGTAATTCCTACTACTAGCTATTTTCATTTGTTAACACCAATAATAACTTATTTGCTTGTTTGGCTTCATATCTGGATGCTCGCTTGTGTAGcttattattgtcattgtttgtATGAATAAACCAAGGCGACGGGCAACTCTTGTAAAAAGTAGACGGTTTCTCAGTGTAGAAGTCGAAGTAGTACCATTCCTGAAATCTAGTCTTTGCACATTGTTTATACTTTGTGTCACTCTTAAGTTACCAGAAATGTATTAGATAGAAAGTTTCATGGTGACGCCTATCGGATGAAGAAGTTCTGTTGTGGCTAAGAGCgtgtttggattggcttttaaGCTCTTTTTAGCATTTGGCAACTTAAAAAAGTGCTTAAAACAAGCCTAAAGCCATAAGCTGGGCAACCCGAGCTGCTTGAAGGATTTCTTGAAATGCAGTCAAACCTCAGGAATAGAGAGAATGTTGCAGCTATCTTTTAATTTTGAGAAGGAAAAGTTGGCAGTTCACACCCTCATATACAGCCCAAATGTAGCATCTTTTACCTTATCATCTGTTCCTTGAATTCCTGAAATAAGCAACAGAAGGATATAGTATAGCTATTAAGACACAACAGATAGATGTTAAAGCCAAGAATTGAGTAGAAATCTATAAACTTGGGATATAGCTTGGTATTGAATTTGTATTGAAAGCTTTACTTCTCtctttttacatttaaaaattaaaagtaacttatatttataaaaattatcaCATAATAATATTAAGAAACTTTTGGAACAAAAAAATTAATGTAAAAAACATTATGTCTAGGCAAGTTACGTCATAAAAAATGCTAATAACTTCAGGAAAGAGGTTTCATTTCATGATTTTGAATTACCTCAGAGATTATTCTATGAAGGAAGTACTGTGGAAATTTTTTGTACACTTTGTAAGCGTTtggtatagtagaaattaaaattGAAGAAAAGTTTGAGGGAATTTGAATTGTGTTTGAGCATTAATTTCATTTAGAAAAAAAAGTTTATAAAATATAAAGATTTGCGAGTACGTAGAAATCAATAGAATATacctttatattattattttaatatttagctTGATATTTAAATACTGCGCTTCAATATTTACAAATCACCACAAATATTTACAAATATAGAAATTCAGTATTTGAAAGTACTCAAAGTATGTTGTTACAAAACGAATTTTTAGTTTAAGAGTATGCCTTCATTCTTAGAAAACTTGAACTCATGCATTTGTcattttgaaatttcaatttaatCACCTAAACAATATTTAGATTTTAAAAAGATAAATACCGACATCACGATAATTATTTTAGAGAGTTGCATTGATTGTTCTAGTCATCTCTTGACTATATTTCTCACTCATGAAGATGTCTATTGTTGCAATTTGCATTAATCACAAAAATCTCGTccttaaggggtcgtttggtttagAAATAAATTATACAGAGACAGTAAGACATTGATTAATAATGTAGAAATTGTAATAAAGAGATAGTAATATTTTATCATTATTCATCTCACCTTTTTAATCAATGAGTTTTCTAGGAGTCTTAATTTTGAAGCAAAGAATTTTAGGAAAATGATAGAGAGAAAGAAGAGCTCACAGTAGTTGGTGGCACTGGCTATTTTTTGCCTTGCTGCTTTTGCACAAATAGAAAGGCAAAGTCCTTATTTTGGATGCAAAGTATCATATAAAGCTTCAATTAAAATTCCCCAATAGATCGCATAAAATGTGGGTTATGTCGTTGAAAAACAATAAAATGTGCCCTTTACATAAAATTCATCATTTAGAGTGTGTTTggtattttggaaaaatattttcatggaaTATGAGtgattttattacttattttttcttatttggttAGTGAGAGAGGATTTTTTTCCgtaaaatattttctagtatttggttagagagtagaaaatattttttagaaaaatattttttatgctatTCTCCTCACCCCCCTTCCCCCAAGTCCCTATGTTTCCTGTGCTTTCCCCTCCTCCCCCCACCCCCATCCCAAATACCCAAtatttttatgactctattttcttcaagaattattcttctaaaaattcacacaaactcaaaggaactaatgtgttgctttacttttttacataaaaacaacgttgaaatttgtgctccataactaaaaatactcttttttttggttgaaaaagaaagcaCTATTTGTACaatatgaaaataaagtacttattttgtagaaatgaaagaaattaacttttctacatcatgaaaagaaaaatactcattttgttgaaatgaaagaaaatatttttttttattgaaataaaagaaaatattttttactacatcattttgttgaaacgaaagaaaatactttttactacatcattttgttgaaatgaagaaaatactcctttgttgaaatgaaaaaattaCTCTTTTTATAACATGAAAAGGAAGTACtgttaataatatttctatttagggtggggtGGGAGTGGGTGTAGTTGGGGTGGGTAGGGGTGTAGGGGCgggttggtggggatggggaatGAGAGGAAGGTTGGAAaagaattttggaaaatatttttccttctcttgatagggaaaatattttcctgagttcatgagaaaaatattttccaaaacatttaagccaaccaaacatgaaaaattgGATAGCTTCTTTGACAGAGCTTCAAGCAAGAaggtcataccaaacacaccctaagtcaTGGTTAATAATCCCTTACTTTGCAACTAATACATTCTTTTACAGTTTTACTATTTTAATCCAAACACAAAGGCTTCATTTATTTGCACTCAATGAAGGtttgaatcttaattattcaaaTTTCAGACATTAAGTACGTTTGTTTtttaaagtctgaatcttaatcattcaaatcttaatcattaagtatattttttacttcacaaccacttaacgagtttgaataggtctgtatgattaAGATTTATAACAATGACTTGATTTCATTAAGATGTCATCATCCACATTCATTACTAACTGCCGCAATCACCTACCATTATGAACTACTACCATCGCCACCACCATCTTCAACCATAGTCGCATCACTACCACCACCCATCACCTCCACCACCATCGTCCTCAACCATAACCACATACTCACCCACCTCAACTATCACAACTGTTGGGTCCAAACACACACATAAGTATATGCGATTGACAAGTAATATAGTGATgagaaagtatcgttcccacgagaaTTTATGATTAACTATTGTCCAATCTAAactatttataaatttaattCTCAAGTGAGTGTGAAGAAAATGATTGTGATTTTTGTAACTAAATCACTACGAAACTAATAAGCAAACAAGAAAATACGATCGCAAGTAGAGAAAACAAACACTTAGAAAGAATTCAATGAGATAGGGATATTCCAAGGTTATGGGATTAACACGTCTCCTATTGTGTTTTTCCGGTTGATATAATCACTTGACTTATCTAATCTATTGATTAGCATGGTTTATTATGCTCGCGAAGTTCTTTCGACGCTCCGCTCGCCTATTCAAGACAACCTAagactatatgtctatagaatcaaaattgacaagaacgcatgtatatctcctgcaaaaataaccaagtaagacaactagaatatgtctatcctaatcgcgaatctaTTCTCTGATGCCCCACTTCAAGAACTTACtttactcaatcttatatgcaatctatagtttccactttcgagttcaactttAAATTTGTAGATAGTACTCTATCGTTAGCTAcgcaatagaataattaagtgcaagattgaatagcAAATTAATATGATAGAGTCAAGCAACACAATCAACCGTTAAACTACAATAGTCAATAACAACCCATAATCCCAGAATAATAAGatttttagccactcatgttcatgatAATAATCAAAAGattgtttttaaacataaaagtaATGAATACTAGATGAATGAtggaagaatcaatgaatttcgTGCTCCCGAGTGTTATGTGCTTGTGTTTTTCCTCTCAAAGTGGCGTctccccctccaaaataggtttagacttgcttttatatgagttgtgGGCATCTTGGGtcaaaataaccttgtcccgaacTAAGTACGACAATTTTCCGTCACCCAGCGCCCAAGGTAGCGTGGGGTGCTTGCCATGCCCcgaactcgaggagcgcgaccggcgctcaaccgagtaaacccagtcaagcaagcctaatttacatcaACCTCTTATCATTATTcgtgcatgatttaccataacataattagatcttgactttcatattgaatacaattggctcaatggcccatattttctttctcaTGATGGTTACACAACGttataaatagctgtaaatactgtgaacataaatacatgacaaaactcaaatctttaattacatgacccacagtgtacatggaacttctatgacaatagatacctatatacataaaatgaactagacccaaacacccactaaaattgtagcgggctcaccataagatGAGTAGCGAAGAAGATCCCtttcaaagatccatatcatcctgtagaagtatacctgcatccattaaaagatgcagcgcccccggcaaaagggacgtgagtacatgtagaatagtactcgtatgtaaggcagtcaaaacaacatatgaaaatatggtaactcaaataagaggcaaataaagtacatcaagagaCTACGAAATATCCCATAGAATAatatttcaagtcttattatacttacatcattctaaacttcttttaggatcaactgagccatatgaactatatgtgaaatacataatataatgttattgtaacaacatgtataaacaaggccaatgaaagtggcaccttcctcccttattttacacatatacatttcatagaccgtccttattGTTCACATATcgtattatacacctatgcgtctcatagaccgttcacagtgtcacctatacaatacacatgtgcgtttcatagactgttcacagtgttcacttacacaatacaaattcacctattcaagggcttggaaatacaacatgaatatgatgaatcatggtaacaataaaaggacTTAGATAGTCgttaacgtcaagcaaatttatcaagagcttccattcaaatttatagatattaagtcggggatcctctataaccaccatcacacaaagcggccctgccgcctcaccccaacatatgcggtggaggtgtatcataatactACAATACTTACACAAAGCGGAcctaccgcctcacccaaatatatatgcgggtgtaggtgtatcacaataccacaatccctacacaaagcggccataccgccttaccccaatatatgcgggtggaggtatgtcacaataccacaatccctacacaaagcggtcatgtcgcctcgccccaatatatgcgggtgaaggtgtatcacaataccacaatccctacacaaagcggtcatgccgcctcaccccaatatatgcgggtggaggtgtattccacaataccacaatccctacacaaagcggtcctgccgcctcaccctaatgtacgcgggtggaggtgtaatcctaatcacaataccatatataaactcaaagcgacatagtttgtcattacatttaaggtcgtaaaTTCTCATATCATTAGAATACTTCTTGTTCAtactcatcatggagaaacacaactaattacattagcacatgcatggaaAATCAATAAGttgatttcaatggcacatgagcccaatttatttccttaaggttcatcatcatttagcatatgaCATCTCTCTTTCATCTCATtattcaagacttatgatacgaatattatatgattcaaataccttaaaacacaacATCCTTCGCATATTAAGaacctctagttttacccgaaaatacgggttacaacatccttgattcatttaacttctaatacttgttaacaaCTCTTATACACCTTtatatcatttaagaccaataggattagaTTCTtatcatttcaaagataatcgCTTCCCcaatttacgtcgactaacttacggcatgaTCTAACGTACACGAATATGTGTTGTAACCCTCCCCCCcctaggaacattcgtcctcgactATGGGGCGTCTAACTCATCATGGATTCCGACGAAAATTTACAGccgagtttcccctataaaatggacactcaccaaacttgcaagcagttaaaccaaAGCTTCGACCTCACAAGGCTATGCAAAGCATTATAGATATGTACATTAACTGCATATCACCACTTTGTATTAAGGAAGAGTATTTTGAAGCTATTATTTACCTCATATAGCCGTTTCAGCTTCCATTGTGTCCTGCGTTCCCCCatcatcctcgttatcttcaatcCAGAATAGGTAAGTGTATTTAGACTTTATCTCCTCTTTCGATTCACATGTCATTTCTTCCGTATTCTTGTTCCTCTATAATACTTTGACAGAAgttacatcctttgttctcagcttgcagacttgtcgatctaatatagccactgacACTatttcatatgatagatcctctttAACTTGTACATAtttgatagggatgacccgagaagggtctccaatacatttcctcaacatagatacatggaataccgagtggacaaattccaattcagatggcaattctaactcataagcaacatatccaattcgtcgaagaatctTGTACaacccaatataccgcggactcaacttacccttcttctcAAAATACATAACACCCTTCATCCGTGAGATCCTCAGGAAAACCAAATCACCAACTTCAAACT
It includes:
- the LOC104100538 gene encoding putative late blight resistance protein homolog R1A-3, translating into MKLASCQRRPLCSYTYIGERMKLLLVAFPLLLLLVRYLLYFFHSRHYYQEEEMAYAALTSAVCSLELFLQCNHPLLNNLQRKEQILSLCKRILSFQEFLTDYEKIMHKHGGLKLLEEKIKEKTYQVEDIVDSKLRKYFLAKNAKDRKKAYSVLCRRLQVAIEEMELVKKEAMTIKGDKIRTRNFHTRVSPARRDVSTSSPNLQQQTPVGFQDDLKKIIDRLRGDSSELDIITIVGMAGIGKTTLAKRAFNDPSVVYRFDVRAWTTISQEYRERDTLHDLFYSVVPPASGSNQESDKEAADRLYGRLTTQPSKETYEGRNQEMADRLYKSLKGKRFLIVVDDMWSTDAWDNVKMLLPDDDNKSRVILTSRLIDVATYAIANPDRQPHRLNFLNKDEGWELLREKLFGKRGCPFELEVIGKSIAEKCQGLPLAIVVVAGHLSKMSKTPDSWNTVAESVDSVVNREPGQCLDILALSYNYLPQHLKACFLYMGAFPEDFEIPVWKLIRLWVAEGFLNATEHTTMEEIAEDCLEDLIDRCLVLAGKRSNGKLKTCKVHDIMREFCLEEARRKNFLHVLKSSLDVLSESITTLRRVSINCSTIFSSYSIQPTDSTVSVSRSILGFNISESSIFSYIDFKLLRVLDITFQHFPQFPSEIMQLVNLRYLAVATGSEFPPLVSQFWSLQTLILHLYSRSSTLPWEIWTMPNLRHLHVKPSICLQSPTKVECNRYSSWVLNNLQTLVNITLADCTKDVFSSTPKLKKLGICESIDYTYPVQIPWSDFLYTSEKLWPYSSDTMSDLWSDCFRNLALLPQLEALKIFGLKPPVQEPKLARHLDALPENLKKLTLSFTYLPWESMTSLCRLPNLEVLKLKNYAFTGPKWEQVEEGFCSLKLLLIEMSDLEQWSASNDHFPCLEHLVLKGCLHLDSIPRDLGFIPTLQIIELDNSSQSAVLSAKEIQEEQQSCGNDALQVRIERNFGRIVAVATPYSTRQVEK